Part of the Phycisphaeraceae bacterium genome, CGCCCGCCTCCGCGGCGCGTACGAGTCGGGCAAGCCCATCGAGTGGGCGCGCATCCACAAGGTGCCCGACTACGCCCACTTCCCCCACGCCGTGCACGTCAACGCAGGTGTCTCCTGCTACTCGTGCCACGGGCGCATCGACACCATGCCCGTCGTCTTCCAGAGCGAGCCGCTCTCCATGGGCTGGTGCCTCGAGTGCCATCGCAACCCCGAGAAGTACATGGTCGACACCACCAAGGTGAAGGTGACCGACCTGCGCACCGTCGAGTCGCTGCTCTCACAGCCCAACTACGCCATGACCTCCGGCGTCGAGCTGGTCAAGCAGCGACTGCGCAACCTCCCGCCGCAGCAGTGCGCGGCGTGTCACTACTGAGTTTCCCCCCGTCCGCATTCCCCTCTCGTGATCCACTCGCGTCGAGCGACCCTCGCACGGCGTGATCACCG contains:
- a CDS encoding cytochrome c3 family protein; the encoded protein is MTTIFPKWTNRIREITALSAFGGLCFAIAVVWYYFTPKFWEVGYMPDQPVNFSHQVHAGQLGMDCRYCHTHVEQSYHSNVPQTSTCMSCHTVVDALSGYLAKATSADGQRPSAHWLSADLARLRGAYESGKPIEWARIHKVPDYAHFPHAVHVNAGVSCYSCHGRIDTMPVVFQSEPLSMGWCLECHRNPEKYMVDTTKVKVTDLRTVESLLSQPNYAMTSGVELVKQRLRNLPPQQCAACHY